The uncultured Celeribacter sp. genome includes the window TAATGGAACTTGGGCTGATCCAACATCAGGGTTTTCTCTACGCCCGACCGATGCCGGCAGAAACTGCCAACAGGCAATATTCACCGCCCCCCGGCAAGAACCTTCGCGTTTCCAAATCGCAAAGCGATGCAGGATCGCGCCAAAAGGTCGCGAGGTCCCAGAATTGACAGCATGAAAGGGCCGCAGCCGGCTCAGGCAGAGGCCCGCAAAATCAGGTCGCCTCGCAGGAGGATGCAACTGTCATCCTCCTGCGAGGCGCAATCCAAGCGTGCGATGAGGTTCTGCATCGCGTGAAAGGCAATTTTTTCATAGTTCTGCGCCACGGTGGTCAGCGGCGGACAGGCAAAGCGTGACAGAGGATGGTCGTCGTGCCCAGCGATGCGCAGGTCCGCACCATCAGCATGGCCGACACGTTTTCCTGCCTCCCAAGCAGCCAAAAGCGCCCCGAATGCAACCCGGTCGTTGGCGCACAGAATGGTCCGCGTTGGCGCGCCCTCCGCCAATATCCGGGCAGTGGTTTCATGCCCGATCCGTTCGAAATCCCAGGTCACCTCGTCGCTCATAGGGATCAGATGCGGGGTTTCCCCGACCTTTTCCATCGCCCGTTCATAGGCAATGCGCCGCGCGGTGGCATTACGGTTGATCTCGGGCATACCCAGATAACAGGGCGGCTCGCCCGACCGGCACAGGTAATCGACAATCAGCCCGAAACTGTGCCCGTTGTCCGTGCCGATGAAGGGCACATCGGCGGCGGGCGGGCTGTCGACATAGACCAGCGGGATCTTTCCTTCAAGCCGGGCCAGTTCGGCACTGGTGCGCACCCCGCCCAAAGGCACGACGATCGCGCCTGCCACATTCAGCGACTGCAAACGCCCCAGAGCCTCTGCCTCAAGCTCGGGCCGTCCGTTTGAGGACAGCATAAAGGCAAAGTACCCCTCCTGCTCGGCAATCTGTTCGATCCGACGGGTCAGCTCCATATAAAACGGGTCGGTGGAATTGGGGATGATCACCCCCAGAACACGGGTCCGGCGCCGCTTCAGATTGACGGCAAACAGATTGGGTCGGAACCCTGAGGCCTCGACCGCCGCCTCGATGCGTTTGCGCGTGGTCGCCCGCACCGAAGCTGGGTCGTTGAAATACTTCGAAACGGTTGGCCGCGACAGCCCGACGAGGGAGGAAAACTCTTCCATCGTCCGGATATCGGGGCGACCCGATCTGTCTTTTGCCTCTGGTTTCGCAGCTTTTGCCACTGTCGTTCAGTCCTTACATGCGTGGATGTAGTCTTGCACAAGATCCTCGACCGCCGCCAGAGCCAGCGCGCGTGCCGTAGGGTCAAGGCGCCCCTGACGCACATCCTGATAGCGGGCGCCAAGATATTGACCGATCAGCGTTTCCGGCAGGATCACACCCTCCAATAGCGCCAGAAGTTCAGCTTCGGCAGCGCGGGCCTCGGGGGCTGGCCAATAGTAGCGGATCCGGTCGGAATAGGAAAAATGCCGCATCATGGCCCGTTCCTGGTCGCTGCCTTCATAATAGCGATCCCAGTTTTTAGGCGCGGCGCACATGACCTGTTCCATGGTTGCACGCAGGGTTTGAGCGCGCGCGCCCGGAAACAGCTCCTCTGCGATGGCGTCGAGACCATAGAGCGCCTCGCGCCAGCGGAAGGTCAGCCCCGGCCCCACCTTGAGAATCGCGAACCCGTCCTGCACCAGCGCCGTGAGATTGCCGCGGGTCTGATAGTCGGTGGAGTGCGCCTCAAAAACGAGACCCGGCATTTGCCCCAGCTCAGCGCTCAGCGCCTGCGCCTTGGCACTGTCGTAATCCACGACATTGTGGTTGCCGAATTCGACACCCGGCTGCACCACCAGCGCGATCACACGCTCAAAGGCGCCTGACAGCCCGGCTTCAGAAAAAGCCGCCTCATGCACATCGCGCGTGACCTTGGCGGCGGCGGGATCCGTCAGTTCCAGATCGGTGATCTCTTCCATGGCGCCGCCCGGGATCGGCACCTCGGTCCCGATGATATAGACCGGTGCGGGCAGATCCCCGCCGGGCAGGTTTGCTTCGGCGACTTTCGCCAGGCGCGCCGCCCGTTTCGCGGTCTCCGCATCGGCCAGAGCCACGGGTTCGCCCGCGCAGCCCATCGAACAATCGAGATGAAGCTTGGTGAACCCGGCCGCAGCAAAGGCTGCAATCATGACGTCGGCCTTCTCCATGGCCTGATCCACCGTCAGGTCTTTCCAGGGATTCGGGCCCAAATGGTCACCGCCCAGAATGATCCGCTTTGGATCAAATCCGGTCTCATCCGCAATTGTGAGAACGAAATCGCGAAAATCTGCCGGGGTCATCCCAGTGTAGCCGCCATCCTGATTCACCTGATTGCAGGTGGCTTCGATCAGCAAGGGCAGATCGGTCGGCGCTGTCGAGACCATCGCGGCCCGCAGCACATCGGGATGCGCCGAGCAGACCGAAGGGATGCCGGACTTGCCCGGACGGGCGCGCCACTCGGCGATGTCATGCAAAATATTCGTGGTCATGATGCTGAGCCTTGTTGTTGGGTCAAAAGAGTCTCGAGATCTGCGCGGGTGGCCGCGCCTTCCATCGGTCCGACACGGGTCACCGCATGTGCCCCGGCGGCATTGGCATAGCGCAGCGCCTCTTGCGTGGGCGTGCCAAGCAGCCACAACCCGACAAAGGCCCCACCGAAACAGTCACCTGCCCCGGTCGGATCGACCTCTTCGACCTGCAGCGGCGCGGCCTCGACCCGGCCCGAGGCGTCGAAATGGCTGGCACCATCTGCGCCGCGTTTCAGGACGATTTCTTTGATGCCCCGCGCCAGAAGCTCGGCAATCGCAGCCTCTTCCGTGGTGGCCTCGGTGAACAGGAACAGTTCCTCGCCCGAGGGCAAAAACAGATCTGTCTGGTCCAGAACCGCGTCGAGCGCGTCGCGCAGGCCTGGTGTATTCAGGATCTCGGGCCGGATATTGGGATCGAACGACAGCGTCCCGCCACGGGCCTTGATCTGCGCGATGGCGGCACGGGTCATCGCCGACAGACCGGGCGAACTCAGCGCAGTCCCCATCACATGGATGTGGTCGCAGCTGTCGATCAGCGCCTCAGCCTCGGGCGTCATCGGCAGGCGCCCGCAAGCGCTGTGGGCGATGTTGTAGACAAAGGCACGCGAGCCATCTTCGCGGTAGCGCACAAAGGCCGATCCTGTGGCCTCGCCCGGGGCCACAGCGATGCCCGACACGTCGACCCCGTCGTCGGAGAGCCGCTTGATGTTGAGCGTCCCGAAATCATCGTCACCAACC containing:
- a CDS encoding sugar kinase → MSGKLLTVGEILVEIVATTKGEGFLTAQPLIGPFPSGAPAIFVDQVARIGAEAAILSRVGDDDFGTLNIKRLSDDGVDVSGIAVAPGEATGSAFVRYREDGSRAFVYNIAHSACGRLPMTPEAEALIDSCDHIHVMGTALSSPGLSAMTRAAIAQIKARGGTLSFDPNIRPEILNTPGLRDALDAVLDQTDLFLPSGEELFLFTEATTEEAAIAELLARGIKEIVLKRGADGASHFDASGRVEAAPLQVEEVDPTGAGDCFGGAFVGLWLLGTPTQEALRYANAAGAHAVTRVGPMEGAATRADLETLLTQQQGSAS
- a CDS encoding D-tagatose-bisphosphate aldolase, class II, non-catalytic subunit, producing the protein MTTNILHDIAEWRARPGKSGIPSVCSAHPDVLRAAMVSTAPTDLPLLIEATCNQVNQDGGYTGMTPADFRDFVLTIADETGFDPKRIILGGDHLGPNPWKDLTVDQAMEKADVMIAAFAAAGFTKLHLDCSMGCAGEPVALADAETAKRAARLAKVAEANLPGGDLPAPVYIIGTEVPIPGGAMEEITDLELTDPAAAKVTRDVHEAAFSEAGLSGAFERVIALVVQPGVEFGNHNVVDYDSAKAQALSAELGQMPGLVFEAHSTDYQTRGNLTALVQDGFAILKVGPGLTFRWREALYGLDAIAEELFPGARAQTLRATMEQVMCAAPKNWDRYYEGSDQERAMMRHFSYSDRIRYYWPAPEARAAEAELLALLEGVILPETLIGQYLGARYQDVRQGRLDPTARALALAAVEDLVQDYIHACKD
- a CDS encoding LacI family DNA-binding transcriptional regulator, yielding MAKAAKPEAKDRSGRPDIRTMEEFSSLVGLSRPTVSKYFNDPASVRATTRKRIEAAVEASGFRPNLFAVNLKRRRTRVLGVIIPNSTDPFYMELTRRIEQIAEQEGYFAFMLSSNGRPELEAEALGRLQSLNVAGAIVVPLGGVRTSAELARLEGKIPLVYVDSPPAADVPFIGTDNGHSFGLIVDYLCRSGEPPCYLGMPEINRNATARRIAYERAMEKVGETPHLIPMSDEVTWDFERIGHETTARILAEGAPTRTILCANDRVAFGALLAAWEAGKRVGHADGADLRIAGHDDHPLSRFACPPLTTVAQNYEKIAFHAMQNLIARLDCASQEDDSCILLRGDLILRASA